In one window of Spodoptera frugiperda isolate SF20-4 chromosome 11, AGI-APGP_CSIRO_Sfru_2.0, whole genome shotgun sequence DNA:
- the LOC126911242 gene encoding fatty acid synthase-like, whose translation MDCMLQMMMIGQDTRGLFVPTRIVKLSIDAPMHCHAISKMNPDSDRKSFEVRVYPDVNVIRAGGIEIRGLHATPITKRQPLGVPVFEKYEFIPNFGKSKMKIGDILRANIQLVLENIQTHKVKSIELVDEEYKKNDLKPILENIGQMLGDLPYMQAEMLMVSKEPIEVPYNITVIETRKLVGESNTALFVGANLLGRPEILQQASSTLRDKAFIMSREKKYPNPKKFTDKYDIVTVYDTGSEYMVLLRNRVEVKPAKFIRILAADDSFSWVDKVKEELNEGQKVVLYAQDEPINGILGLVNCLRAEPGGEIVHGLFISDPSAPPFNPDLEFYEEQLKKDLAFNVYKDGQWGTYRHLLLDDLETVPANHAYVNALTIGDLSSLTWVEGTIRDNHVFKDKEKMLIHVYCAALNFRDVMTAIGRVTVDAIDSGRLAQECVKGIEVVGKTVNGTRVMGMVRNRGIANLVEGDRQSLCPIPDEWTFEEAATVPVAYGTVYYAMVMFGEMQRGESILIHAGSGGVGQAAINVALYYGCEVFTTVGTAEKRAFIKKLFPQLKDSHIGNSRDTSFEDMIRRETNGKGVDMVLNSLSDDKLQASVRCLAFRGRFLEIGKFDISSNTAIALYFRTKEISFYGVMLNYIFEQDVKVRKRLQDLLLNGIENGAVKPLTYCTFKANEVENAFRYMAAGKHIGKVIVKIREEERGSGPVRPVPTPIDAVPRYICHEDHVYVLVGGLGGFGLELADWLIIRGARKILLNSRRGITNGYQSSRLRTWASYGADVKILTHDVTTESGCEDMLKMALNMGPVHTIFNLAVVLSDSIFENQTPESFKISFAPKGLGTIHLDKLSRKLCPDLKDFVIFSSVSCGRGNAGQTNYGYSNSVMERICEDRKSAGFPALAVQWGAIADVGLVADLQEEDIQLEIAGTLQQRISSCLSVLDKLMKQDVPIVSSIVVAEKKAGAEGCTNAVDAVAQILGIKDLKTVSQQSSLAELGMDSMMALEINQTLEREFEIFLTAQDIRTLTFTRLAELTERHEASSSASASNPTTMEGVGIRVLMRNFGDEKTASEPYVYMPTMVSDGIEASVYFMVMMMRYKFLN comes from the exons ATGGACTGCATGCTGCAAATGATGATGATCGGCCAAGACACCAGGGGTCTCTTCGTACCCACCAGGATTGTGAAACTCTCTATCGACGCTCCCATGCATTGTCATGCGATATCTAAAATGAATCCGGATTCGGACAGAAAGTCCTTTGAGGTTCGTGTGTACCCAGATGTAAACGTTATCAG AGCTGGTGGCATCGAAATCCGGGGTCTTCATGCTACACCCATTACTAAAAGACAACCTCTGGGCGTACCCGTGTTTGAGAAATACGAGTTTATCCCCAACTTTGGAAAATCTAAGATGAAG ATTGGAGATATTCTTCGAGCGAACATACAGCTGGTTCTTGAGAACATTCAAACACACAAAGTCAAAAGCATTGAGCTGGTCGACGAAGAATACAAGAAGAATGACCTAAAGCCTATCTTAGAAAATATTGGACAAATGCTCGGAGATCTGCCCTATATGCAGGCCGAAATGTTGATGGTTTCCAAAGAGCCCATCGAGGTTCCTTACAACATTACCGTCATCGAAACTAGGAAACTAGTCGGAGAGAGTAACACAGCACTGTTTGTTGGTGCTAACCTACTTGGTAGACCTGAG ATTCTTCAACAAGCATCCAGTACCCTACGCGACAAGGCCTTTATAATGAGTCGTGAAAAGAAATACCCCAACCCAAAGAAATTCACTGACAAATACGACATCGTGACTGTTTATGACACAGGCTCTGAATATATGGTGCTTTTAAGAAATCGTGTAGAAGTCAAACCAGCCAAGTTCATTAGAATCTTAGCTGCTGATGATAGTTTCTCGTGGGTAGATAAAGTCAAGGAAGAACTCAACGAAGGCCAGAAAGTGGTACTTTACGCTCAAGATGAACCTATCAACGGTATATTGGGATTAGTGAACTGTTTGAGGGCCGAACCTGGTGGTGAGATCGTTCATGGTCTCTTTATTTCTGACCCATCTGCTCCGCCGTTCAACCCTGACTTGGAGTTTTATGAAGAACAGCTGAAAAAGGATTTGGCTTTCAACGTATATAAGGAt GGTCAATGGGGGACTTACAGACATCTTCTCTTGGATGACTTAGAAACGGTTCCCGCAAACCACGCCTATGTCAATGCCCTTACCATCGGAGATCTTTCCTCGCTGACATGGGTCGAAGGAACCATCAGGGACAACCATGTGTTCAAGGACAAAGAAAAAATGCTTATTCAC GTATACTGCGCTGCCTTAAACTTCCGCGACGTCATGACAGCCATTGGTCGTGTCACAGTAGATGCTATCGATAGCGGTCGTCTTGCCCAGGAATGCGTGAAAGGCATAGAAGTAGTCGGGAAGACAGTCAA CGGCACTCGTGTCATGGGTATGGTCCGTAACCGTGGTATAGCGAACTTGGTTGAGGGAGACAGGCAGAGCCTGTGCCCCATCCCTGACGAGTGGACCTTCGAAGAAGCGGCTACTGTACCTGTCGCTTATGGAACTGTGTATTACGCTATG GTCATGTTTGGTGAGATGCAACGCGGTGAGTCCATCCTCATCCACGCAGGTTCTGGCGGAGTAGGACAGGCCGCCATCAACGTGGCGCTCTACTACGGCTGCGAGGTCTTCACCACCGTCGGTACTGCGGAGAAGAGAGCCTTCATCAAGAAGCTGTTCCCACAACTTAAAGACAGTCACATCGGCAACTCCCGTGACACTTCCTTCGAAGACATGATCAGGCGTGAGACCAACGGGAAGGGAGTCGACATGGTGCTCAACTCCTTGTCTGATGATAAACTACAG GCCTCCGTCCGCTGCCTGGCATTTAGAGGTCGTTTCCTCGAGATCGGCAAGTTCGACATCAGTAGCAACACTGCCATTGCCTTATACTTCAGAACAAAGGAAATCAGCTTCTATGGTGTCATGTTGAACTATATTTTCGAGCAGGATGTCAAAGTCAGAAAG CGCTTGCAAGATCTACTCCTGAACGGTATTGAAAATGGCGCCGTCAAACCACTGACTTACTGCACGTTTAAGGCCAACGAAGTGGAAAATGCCTTCCGTTACATGGCTGCCGGTAAACATATCGGAAAG GTGATCGTTAAAATCCGTGAAGAAGAGCGCGGCAGTGGTCCTGTTAGACCAGTCCCGACACCTATTGATGCTGTACCTAG GTATATCTGTCATGAAGACCACGTGTATGTATTGGTCGGTGGTCTCGGAGGCTTCGGGCTGGAGCTGGCTGACTGGCTCATCATAAGAGGCGCAAGGAAGATTTTGCTCAATTCCCGAAGAGGCATCACCAACGGATACCAGTCATCGCGGTTGAG GACTTGGGCATCATACGGCGCTGACGTCAAGATTTTGACACATGACGTCACCACTGAGTCTGGATGCGAGGATATGCTTAAGATGGCGCTCAATATGGGACCTGTGCACACTATCTTCAACTTGGCTGTTGTCCTTAGTGACTCCATCTTCGAAAACCAAACTCCAGAAAGCTTTAAAATCTCGTTCGCTCCTAAGGGGCTTGGTACCATACACTTGGACAAATTGTCGAGGAAATTGTGTCCAGACTTAAA AGATTTTGTGATCTTCTCATCTGTATCCTGTGGTCGTGGTAATGCTGGTCAGACCAACTACGGTTACTCTAACTCTGTGATGGAGAGGATCTGTGAAGATAGGAAGAGTGCTGGCTTCCCAGCCCTGGCTGTGCAGTGGGGAGCTATTGCAGAT GTAGGTTTGGTAGCCGACTTGCAAGAGGAAGACATCCAACTTGAGATTGCCGGTACCCTGCAGCAGAGGATATCTTCCTGCTTGAGTGTTCTCGACAAGCTCATGAAGCAGGATGTCCCCATCGTGTCATCCATCGTGGTAGCTGAGAAGAAGGCTGGAGCCGAAGGATGTACCAATGCAGTAGATGCAGTGGCACAAATTTTGG GTATCAAAGATTTGAAGACTGTCTCACAACAAAGTTCTCTGGCTGAGTTGGGTATGGACAGCATGATGGCTTTAGAGATCAATCAGACTTTGGAGAGAGAATTCGAGATTTTCCTTACAGCTCAAGATATTAGAACCTTGACATTCACCAG ACTAGCAGAGCTTACAGAACGACATGAAGCTTCATCCTCTGCATCAGCATCTAACCCCACTACCATGGAAGGCGTCGGTATTCGTGTATTAATGAGAAACTTTGGAGATGAGAAAACCGCTTCAGAACCTTATGTGTACATGCCTACCATGGTCAGCGATGGGATCGAGGCGAGTGTATATTttatggtgatgatgatgagatataagtttttaaactga
- the LOC126911215 gene encoding uncharacterized protein LOC126911215, which yields MDRVMFMLPGLEGYAATLEQLCRGLEIKACVLQLGVDHKNENMDQMVNRLYKTVISKLTPGAPFWLLGYSYGSLLTLELASRLEEAGFKGTVFCLDGAPDFLYAIISKTMNINNDFQLQNSLLCQAVSIVAPTLDVANEVMDKLNEIESYEERIALAVKLTPIQNKYSDEFFANIARASFDRLKTILDFDPKAFRKLQSPVILLRPKENPSFVAVEENYGLDKYTENSVTVHFLEGNHVSIIENKDCANIINRVLVENKEELSS from the exons ATGGATCGCGTGATGTTCATGCTGCCAGGGTTAGAAGGCTATGCAGCAACGCTGGAGCAGCTCTGTAGAGGACTAGAGATCAAAGCTTGTGTGCTACAGCTCGGTGTGGACCACAAGAATGAGAACATGGACCAGATGGTCAACAGGTTATACAAG ACGGTGATCTCGAAGCTAACGCCTGGTGCTCCATTCTGGCTTCTGGGATACAGTTACGGTTCTCTCCTCACTTTGGAGCTGGCTTCGAGGTTGGAGGAAGCAG GTTTCAAGGGAACAGTGTTCTGTCTGGACGGTGCCCCTGATTTCCTCTACGCTATAATTTCGAAGACCATGAACATTAACAATGACTTCCAACTGCAGAACAGCTTGCTGTGTCAGGCTGTAAGTATTGTTGCCCCTACCCTAGACGTTGCCAACGAGGTTATGGACAAACTCAATGAAATCGAGTCTTATGAAGAAAGAATTGCTTTGGCGGTCAAATTGACACCGATACAGAACAAATATTCAGACGAGTTCTTCGCGAACATCGCTAGAGCTTCCTTCGACAGGCTGAAGACCATCCTGGACTTCGACCCGAAGGCCTTCAGGAAGCTGCAGTCCCCCGTCATCCTCCTTCGTCCCAAGGAGAACCCGTCCTTCGTGGCGGTAGAAGAGAACTACGGACTCGACAAGTACACGGAGAACAGTGTCACCGTGCACTTCCTGGAGGGGAACCACGTGTCCATCATTGAGAACAAGGACTGTGCCAACATCATCAACAGAGTTCTGGTCGAGAACAAAGAAGAGTTAAGCAGCTAA